The following coding sequences lie in one Vanacampus margaritifer isolate UIUO_Vmar chromosome 16, RoL_Vmar_1.0, whole genome shotgun sequence genomic window:
- the stard13a gene encoding stAR-related lipid transfer protein 13 isoform X3 translates to MKTSKLEAKEACDWLRAAGFPQYAQLYEDSQFPINISAVKKDHDFLDQELVEPLSRRLNTLNKSACMKLDISQPRKKGEDSDEDDPMAISKRWTFEWSSRHWSRLEDFLSDGAPKARGDGPRSAASSESALSELSEHELAEISSLHSEDSASAAADAMSVASLSASYRSPPRDLPHYNSLPIKGGRHGQAGRSKAKEFLRRMELMRTWGPSTMRKSAKRRPPMVISGPVLQGEEPLALQILQCTPISQLEPNLARNDGRTSPAELGESGNDFADDCGDLSRMNVSPIRDPPPPRARTASKRSSRYLEDMEFPLQGKRPDGQRNQFLSHENLLIHVPKDHKPGTFPKALSIESLAPGTSSTDSTVSRPSKSKNLDNIWSGRPLSKPPCPKAPRGSRVSVYDNVPGSHLYASTGDILDLEKEDNLFPHLDDIIQHVSGLQQIVDHWSRGVLADTEDGEDGEGRSSPVSLNDTDSAGTGRDRRDSGVGASLTRPRVRWPSFRTSAHLNQPSSSLHISSQSAAQLCLLHKFSLLRLTAIMEKYSMSNKHGWTWSVPKFMKRIKSPDSKDKSVFGVPLIVHVRRCGFPLPLCLQQALAHLTRHCLDQVGLFRKSGVKSRIQALRHQCDASPDFVDFEEQSAYDVADMLKQFFRDLPEPLLSNKLGETFLHIYQYVPKEQHLQAVRAAILLMADENRQALQTLLYFLRDVVGQVDENQMTAANLAVCLAPSLFHLSLTKSEALSPRSIQRKYASGRPDQKDLNENMAAIQGLAHMITECQRLFKIPEEMVSQSRNSYMEAELAVPPLDELGKLRQEDMDEEEDDVDDEMDEGSYHAHVEKLIHNLLKETKDKSKAWMCRPAGEHMELASKKVGDGNPLRRWRVSTEVEATPTEVLHRLLRERPLWQLELQQEKVVEMLDQQTDVYQYTCHNMAPQPRTDLVMLRSWRSDPVKGWCALVCVSVDHDNGPRTAAAVRGVVLESHYLLEPFGMPTRTRLTHVSRVDLRGRAPEWYNKAYGHLCANEAQRIRASFLSTVEPGQ, encoded by the exons ATGAAGACATCAA AGCTAGAGGCAAAGGAGGCGTGTGATTGGCTGAGAGCCGCCGGATTCCCTCAGTATGCACAGCTCTACGAAG ACTCTCAGTTTCCCATCAATATTTCTGCGGTGAAAAAGGACCATGATTTTTTGGATCAAGAGCTGGTGGAACCTCTGTCCCG GCGCCTCAACACACTGAACAAGTCCGCCTGCATGAAACTGGACATCAGCCAACCCAGGAAGAAA GGCGAAGACTCAGACGAAGATGACCCGATGGCCATCAGCAAACGTTGGACATTCGAGTGGAGCAGCCGCCACTGGTCCCGCCTGGAGGACTTCCTGTCCGACGGCGCGCCGAAGGCCCGAGGGGACGGCCCGCGCAGCGCGGCGAGCAGCGAGAGCGCTCTGAGCGAGCTCAGTGAGCACGAGCTGGCCGAGATCTCCTCGCTTCACAGCGAGGACTCCGCCTCCGCGGCGGCGGACGCCATGTCGGTGGCATCCCTGTCGGCCTCCTACCGGTCGCCGCCCCGTGACCTTCCGCACTACAACTCCCTGCCCATCAAGGGGGGCCGCCATGGACAGGCGGGACGCAGCAAGGCAAAGGAGTTCCTGCGGCGGATGGAACTGATGCGCACCTGGGGGCCGTCAACCATGCGCAAGAGCGCCAAGCGCAGACCCCCGATGGTCATTAGCGGACCCGTGCTGCAAGGGGAGGAACCCCTGGCCCTGCAGATCCTCCAGTGTACCCCAATCAGCCAGTTAGAGCCAAACCTGGCCAGGAACGATGGCCGAACATCGCCTGCTGAGCTCGGCGAAAGCGGGAACGATTTTGCCGACGACTGCGGCGACCTCTCCAGGATGAACGTGAGCCCCATTCGCGATCCGCCGCCACCGCGAGCACGGACGGCCAGCAAACGAAGCAGCAGGTACCTAGAGGACATGGAGTTCCCCTTGCAGGGCAAGAGGCCCGACGGACAGAGGAACCAGTTCCTCTCCCACGAAAACCTCCTCATCCACGTCCCCAAAGATCACAAGCCAGGCACTTTCCCCAAAGCGCTGTCCATCGAGAGCCTGGCGCCCGGGACAAGCTCCACCGACTCCACCGTCTCTCGACCGTCCAAAAGCAAAAACCTGGACAACATCTGGTCTGGTCGTCCACTGTCCAAGCCGCCCTGCCCTAAAGCTCCGAGGGGCAGCAGGGTGAGCGTGTACGACAACGTCCCAGGTTCCCACCTATACGCCAGCACGGGGGACATCCTCGACTTGGAGAAAGAGGACAACCTATTCCCGCACTTGGATGACATCATCCAACACGTCAGTGGCCTGCAGCAGATCGTGGACCACTGGAGCCGCGGCGTGCTCGCCGACACCGAGGATGGCGAAGACGGCGAGGGCAGGTCATCGCCTGTCTCGCTGAACGATACCGACTCCGCCGGGACTGGTCGGGACAGAAGGGATTCCGGCGTCGGGGCCTCCTTGACGAGACCGCG GGTGCGCTGGCCCAGTTTCAGGACATCTGCGCATCTCAACCAGCCGTCCTCGTCGCTGCACATCAGCAGCCAGTCGGCCGCTCAGCTCTGCCTGCTGCACAAGTTCTCCTTGCTACGTCTCACCGCCATCATGGAGAAGTACTCCATGTCCAACAAGCATGGCTGGACCTG GTCTGTGCCAAAATTCATGAAGCGAATAAAGTCTCCTGACTCCAAAGACAAGAGTGTGTTCGGGGTCCCGCTCATCGTGCACGTGCGACGTTGCGGCTTCCCGCTGCCCCTTTGCCTTCAGCAGGCCCTTGCCCACCTCACACGCCACTGTCTGGACCAG GTGGGCCTCTTCCGCAAGTCTGGCGTGAAGTCTCGCATCCAAGCACTGCGTCACCAGTGCGACGCCTCGCCCGATTTCGTGGACTTTGAGGAGCAGTCCGCTTACGACGTAGCTGACATGCTCAAGCAGTTCTTCCGGGACCTTCCGGAACCGCTGCTAAGCAACAAACTGGGGGAAACCTTCCTGCACATCTACCAGT ACGTGCCGAAGGAGCAGCATCTGCAAGCTGtgcgggcggccatcttgctgaTGGCGGACGAGAACCGCCAGGCGCTGCAGACGCTGCTCTACTTCCTGCGCGATGTGGTGGGGCAGGTGGACGAAAACCAGATGACGGCCGCCAATCTTGCCGTCTGCCTGGCGCCGTCCCTTTTCCACCTCAGCCTGACCAAGAGCGAGGCGCTCTCGCCGAG GTCAATCCAGAGAAAGTATGCCAGTGGCAGACCGGATCAGAAGGATCTGAACGAAAACATGGCTGCGATTCAAGGCCTGGCTCATATGATCACAGAGTGCCAACGCCTTTTTAAG ATCCCAGAGGAGATGGTGAGCCAGTCCCGTAACTCCTACATGGAAGCCGAGCTAGCGGTGCCTCCGCTGGACGAGCTGGGCAAGCTGCGCCAGGAGGACATGGACGAAGAGGAGGACGACGTGGATGACGAGATGGACGAAGGATCCTACCATGCGCATGTGGAGAAGCTGATCCACAACCTTCTGAAGGAGACCAAAGACAAGAGCAAAGCATGGATGTGTAGACCGGCAGGAGAACACATGGAACTGGCCTCCAAAAAG GTGGGTGACGGCAACCCTCTCCGGCGTTGGCGCGTCAGCACGGAGGTGGAGGCCACGCCTACTGAAGTTCTTCACCGGCTTCTGCGAGAGCGCCCCCTCTGGCAGCTGGAGCTACAGCAGGAGAAGGTTGTGGAAATGCTGGACCAGCAAACGGACGTGTACCAGTACACGTGTCACAACATGGCACCGCAGCCTCGTACAGACTTAGTGATGCTCAG GTCCTGGCGTTCGGACCCTGTTAAAGGCTGGTGCGCGTTGGTGTGCGTGTCGGTGGATCACGACAACGGCCCGCGCACGGCGGCAGCGGTACGGGGCGTTGTCCTGGAGTCCCACTACCTGCTGGAACCCTTCGGCATGCCAACTAGAACCAGACTGACACACGTCTCCAGAGTGGACCTCAG GGGGCGCGCTCCGGAATGGTACAACAAGGCGTACGGGCACCTGTGCGCCAACGAGGCGCAGAGGATCCGAGCCTCGTTCCTCAGCACAGTCGAACCCGGCCAGTAA
- the stard13a gene encoding stAR-related lipid transfer protein 13 isoform X2 translates to MTSPRRTAALQLRRSISEQLRESTAKAWDLLWRNVRERRLAELEAKEACDWLRAAGFPQYAQLYEDSQFPINISAVKKDHDFLDQELVEPLSRRLNTLNKSACMKLDISQPRKKGEDSDEDDPMAISKRWTFEWSSRHWSRLEDFLSDGAPKARGDGPRSAASSESALSELSEHELAEISSLHSEDSASAAADAMSVASLSASYRSPPRDLPHYNSLPIKGGRHGQAGRSKAKEFLRRMELMRTWGPSTMRKSAKRRPPMVISGPVLQGEEPLALQILQCTPISQLEPNLARNDGRTSPAELGESGNDFADDCGDLSRMNVSPIRDPPPPRARTASKRSSRYLEDMEFPLQGKRPDGQRNQFLSHENLLIHVPKDHKPGTFPKALSIESLAPGTSSTDSTVSRPSKSKNLDNIWSGRPLSKPPCPKAPRGSRVSVYDNVPGSHLYASTGDILDLEKEDNLFPHLDDIIQHVSGLQQIVDHWSRGVLADTEDGEDGEGRSSPVSLNDTDSAGTGRDRRDSGVGASLTRPRVRWPSFRTSAHLNQPSSSLHISSQSAAQLCLLHKFSLLRLTAIMEKYSMSNKHGWTWSVPKFMKRIKSPDSKDKSVFGVPLIVHVRRCGFPLPLCLQQALAHLTRHCLDQVGLFRKSGVKSRIQALRHQCDASPDFVDFEEQSAYDVADMLKQFFRDLPEPLLSNKLGETFLHIYQYVPKEQHLQAVRAAILLMADENRQALQTLLYFLRDVVGQVDENQMTAANLAVCLAPSLFHLSLTKSEALSPRSIQRKYASGRPDQKDLNENMAAIQGLAHMITECQRLFKIPEEMVSQSRNSYMEAELAVPPLDELGKLRQEDMDEEEDDVDDEMDEGSYHAHVEKLIHNLLKETKDKSKAWMCRPAGEHMELASKKVGDGNPLRRWRVSTEVEATPTEVLHRLLRERPLWQLELQQEKVVEMLDQQTDVYQYTCHNMAPQPRTDLVMLRSWRSDPVKGWCALVCVSVDHDNGPRTAAAVRGVVLESHYLLEPFGMPTRTRLTHVSRVDLRGRAPEWYNKAYGHLCANEAQRIRASFLSTVEPGQ, encoded by the exons ATGACGAGCCCGCGGAGGACGGCCGCGCTGCAGCTGAGGAGGTCCATCAGCGAGCAGCTGAGGGAATCCACGGCCAAAGCGTGGGATCTGCTGTGGAGGAACGTGCGCGAGAGGCGGCTGGCAG AGCTAGAGGCAAAGGAGGCGTGTGATTGGCTGAGAGCCGCCGGATTCCCTCAGTATGCACAGCTCTACGAAG ACTCTCAGTTTCCCATCAATATTTCTGCGGTGAAAAAGGACCATGATTTTTTGGATCAAGAGCTGGTGGAACCTCTGTCCCG GCGCCTCAACACACTGAACAAGTCCGCCTGCATGAAACTGGACATCAGCCAACCCAGGAAGAAA GGCGAAGACTCAGACGAAGATGACCCGATGGCCATCAGCAAACGTTGGACATTCGAGTGGAGCAGCCGCCACTGGTCCCGCCTGGAGGACTTCCTGTCCGACGGCGCGCCGAAGGCCCGAGGGGACGGCCCGCGCAGCGCGGCGAGCAGCGAGAGCGCTCTGAGCGAGCTCAGTGAGCACGAGCTGGCCGAGATCTCCTCGCTTCACAGCGAGGACTCCGCCTCCGCGGCGGCGGACGCCATGTCGGTGGCATCCCTGTCGGCCTCCTACCGGTCGCCGCCCCGTGACCTTCCGCACTACAACTCCCTGCCCATCAAGGGGGGCCGCCATGGACAGGCGGGACGCAGCAAGGCAAAGGAGTTCCTGCGGCGGATGGAACTGATGCGCACCTGGGGGCCGTCAACCATGCGCAAGAGCGCCAAGCGCAGACCCCCGATGGTCATTAGCGGACCCGTGCTGCAAGGGGAGGAACCCCTGGCCCTGCAGATCCTCCAGTGTACCCCAATCAGCCAGTTAGAGCCAAACCTGGCCAGGAACGATGGCCGAACATCGCCTGCTGAGCTCGGCGAAAGCGGGAACGATTTTGCCGACGACTGCGGCGACCTCTCCAGGATGAACGTGAGCCCCATTCGCGATCCGCCGCCACCGCGAGCACGGACGGCCAGCAAACGAAGCAGCAGGTACCTAGAGGACATGGAGTTCCCCTTGCAGGGCAAGAGGCCCGACGGACAGAGGAACCAGTTCCTCTCCCACGAAAACCTCCTCATCCACGTCCCCAAAGATCACAAGCCAGGCACTTTCCCCAAAGCGCTGTCCATCGAGAGCCTGGCGCCCGGGACAAGCTCCACCGACTCCACCGTCTCTCGACCGTCCAAAAGCAAAAACCTGGACAACATCTGGTCTGGTCGTCCACTGTCCAAGCCGCCCTGCCCTAAAGCTCCGAGGGGCAGCAGGGTGAGCGTGTACGACAACGTCCCAGGTTCCCACCTATACGCCAGCACGGGGGACATCCTCGACTTGGAGAAAGAGGACAACCTATTCCCGCACTTGGATGACATCATCCAACACGTCAGTGGCCTGCAGCAGATCGTGGACCACTGGAGCCGCGGCGTGCTCGCCGACACCGAGGATGGCGAAGACGGCGAGGGCAGGTCATCGCCTGTCTCGCTGAACGATACCGACTCCGCCGGGACTGGTCGGGACAGAAGGGATTCCGGCGTCGGGGCCTCCTTGACGAGACCGCG GGTGCGCTGGCCCAGTTTCAGGACATCTGCGCATCTCAACCAGCCGTCCTCGTCGCTGCACATCAGCAGCCAGTCGGCCGCTCAGCTCTGCCTGCTGCACAAGTTCTCCTTGCTACGTCTCACCGCCATCATGGAGAAGTACTCCATGTCCAACAAGCATGGCTGGACCTG GTCTGTGCCAAAATTCATGAAGCGAATAAAGTCTCCTGACTCCAAAGACAAGAGTGTGTTCGGGGTCCCGCTCATCGTGCACGTGCGACGTTGCGGCTTCCCGCTGCCCCTTTGCCTTCAGCAGGCCCTTGCCCACCTCACACGCCACTGTCTGGACCAG GTGGGCCTCTTCCGCAAGTCTGGCGTGAAGTCTCGCATCCAAGCACTGCGTCACCAGTGCGACGCCTCGCCCGATTTCGTGGACTTTGAGGAGCAGTCCGCTTACGACGTAGCTGACATGCTCAAGCAGTTCTTCCGGGACCTTCCGGAACCGCTGCTAAGCAACAAACTGGGGGAAACCTTCCTGCACATCTACCAGT ACGTGCCGAAGGAGCAGCATCTGCAAGCTGtgcgggcggccatcttgctgaTGGCGGACGAGAACCGCCAGGCGCTGCAGACGCTGCTCTACTTCCTGCGCGATGTGGTGGGGCAGGTGGACGAAAACCAGATGACGGCCGCCAATCTTGCCGTCTGCCTGGCGCCGTCCCTTTTCCACCTCAGCCTGACCAAGAGCGAGGCGCTCTCGCCGAG GTCAATCCAGAGAAAGTATGCCAGTGGCAGACCGGATCAGAAGGATCTGAACGAAAACATGGCTGCGATTCAAGGCCTGGCTCATATGATCACAGAGTGCCAACGCCTTTTTAAG ATCCCAGAGGAGATGGTGAGCCAGTCCCGTAACTCCTACATGGAAGCCGAGCTAGCGGTGCCTCCGCTGGACGAGCTGGGCAAGCTGCGCCAGGAGGACATGGACGAAGAGGAGGACGACGTGGATGACGAGATGGACGAAGGATCCTACCATGCGCATGTGGAGAAGCTGATCCACAACCTTCTGAAGGAGACCAAAGACAAGAGCAAAGCATGGATGTGTAGACCGGCAGGAGAACACATGGAACTGGCCTCCAAAAAG GTGGGTGACGGCAACCCTCTCCGGCGTTGGCGCGTCAGCACGGAGGTGGAGGCCACGCCTACTGAAGTTCTTCACCGGCTTCTGCGAGAGCGCCCCCTCTGGCAGCTGGAGCTACAGCAGGAGAAGGTTGTGGAAATGCTGGACCAGCAAACGGACGTGTACCAGTACACGTGTCACAACATGGCACCGCAGCCTCGTACAGACTTAGTGATGCTCAG GTCCTGGCGTTCGGACCCTGTTAAAGGCTGGTGCGCGTTGGTGTGCGTGTCGGTGGATCACGACAACGGCCCGCGCACGGCGGCAGCGGTACGGGGCGTTGTCCTGGAGTCCCACTACCTGCTGGAACCCTTCGGCATGCCAACTAGAACCAGACTGACACACGTCTCCAGAGTGGACCTCAG GGGGCGCGCTCCGGAATGGTACAACAAGGCGTACGGGCACCTGTGCGCCAACGAGGCGCAGAGGATCCGAGCCTCGTTCCTCAGCACAGTCGAACCCGGCCAGTAA